From a region of the Pseudanabaena sp. ABRG5-3 genome:
- a CDS encoding phycocyanin encodes MNRTLDAKTSDVEHVYLTDSDLFNLERFANTFSLRVKTYSLLRDRAEEITIRTLKLLAQQYPELVHKQLARCKYDMSNMIRYASLSILRDDELFFRETLMDWLANIINSYQVSKECSTCYRLMQTVVDEMLPPECSVLVKPYSDLAIAALMNA; translated from the coding sequence ATGAATCGCACCTTGGATGCAAAGACTAGCGATGTTGAGCATGTTTATCTTACTGATAGTGATCTATTTAATTTAGAGCGTTTTGCCAATACTTTTTCTTTGCGTGTCAAGACCTATAGTCTATTGCGCGATCGCGCTGAGGAAATCACCATACGAACTCTCAAACTCTTGGCACAGCAGTATCCTGAGTTAGTTCATAAGCAGTTGGCTCGTTGCAAATATGACATGTCTAACATGATTCGTTATGCATCTTTATCCATCTTGCGTGATGACGAACTTTTCTTCCGAGAAACCTTGATGGATTGGTTAGCAAACATCATTAATTCCTATCAAGTCTCGAAGGAATGTTCTACTTGCTATCGATTAATGCAAACGGTTGTTGATGAGATGCTACCTCCTGAATGTTCTGTATTGGTAAAGCCCTATTCGGATCTAGCTATTGCTGCATTAATGAATGCTTAG
- a CDS encoding ATP-binding cassette domain-containing protein: MQSAVRIENLKKTYGTTIAVDGISLNVTQGQIYGLLGPNGAGKTTTMRCLCTLTTPDSGVIEVAGATESRAIRDRLGYVAQEVALDKVLTGRELLQFQAALYHIPPKQISDRIDQVLDLLQLEPYADKLSGTYSGGLKKRLDLAAGLLHQPSVLILDEPTVGLDIQSRLAIWDFLRKLRASGVTILISSHYLEEIDALANRVAIIDKGKIIAEGTTSELKTKVGGDRITVRIREFAERHEAEHAQKILQQLPIVQSITINEAQGNAVNLFVTPDANAIGEIQNMLSAVDIEVFSLAQSRPSLDDVFLAATGQTILDAEIAQAELTNATKGKKKR, encoded by the coding sequence ATGCAGTCGGCAGTAAGAATTGAAAATCTCAAGAAAACTTATGGCACAACTATTGCCGTAGATGGAATTTCTCTAAATGTTACGCAGGGGCAGATTTATGGACTGCTTGGTCCTAATGGGGCAGGCAAAACCACAACGATGCGCTGCCTATGTACTTTGACTACACCTGATTCGGGGGTGATCGAAGTGGCGGGGGCAACTGAGTCTAGGGCAATCCGCGATCGCTTAGGCTATGTAGCCCAAGAAGTTGCTCTAGACAAAGTTTTGACAGGACGTGAGCTTTTACAGTTTCAAGCCGCTTTGTATCATATTCCACCCAAACAAATTAGCGATCGCATTGATCAGGTATTGGATCTACTACAACTCGAACCCTATGCCGATAAGCTGTCAGGGACATATTCAGGTGGACTAAAAAAACGTTTAGATCTAGCCGCAGGACTGCTACATCAACCATCGGTATTGATCCTTGATGAGCCAACGGTAGGACTAGATATTCAAAGTCGCCTTGCGATTTGGGATTTTTTACGCAAGCTTAGAGCTTCGGGGGTCACGATCTTAATCTCTAGTCATTACCTCGAAGAAATTGATGCCCTTGCCAATCGCGTCGCGATTATTGACAAGGGAAAAATTATTGCAGAAGGCACAACTTCGGAACTTAAAACCAAGGTTGGTGGCGATCGCATTACCGTACGAATTCGTGAATTTGCCGAGCGTCATGAGGCTGAACATGCCCAAAAGATCTTGCAGCAATTACCAATTGTGCAGAGTATTACGATTAATGAGGCGCAGGGGAATGCTGTGAATTTATTTGTGACTCCCGATGCTAATGCTATTGGTGAAATTCAAAATATGTTATCAGCCGTTGATATCGAAGTATTTAGTTTGGCTCAGTCACGTCCTAGTCTTGATGATGTCTTTTTAGCTGCAACGGGGCAGACAATTCTTGATGCAGAGATTGCTCAGGCAGAATTAACAAATGCAACAAAAGGTAAAAAGAAACGCTAA
- a CDS encoding mechanosensitive ion channel — protein sequence MHDVSSFLLAQTSTAKGFAIEDLLNPDGFVVKLILAVLILVLGWVIAIVFSSITEKLLRRTDVDNKLTAWLSGSRSNTFPIEKWAGTTVFWIILLFTLVAFFQFLKLDAVATPLNSLLGQITSFLPKLGGAAILIGIAWVLATFSKLLVGSFLRSAQIDDKVNAQVSDADTESKSETIPLSETLSSALYWFVLLLFLPLVLDALGLVQALQPLQNLVNQILSALPKILKAVIIGGIGWLIAQVVKRIVTNLLATSGADQFLRRWANNQTEYTLSQVVGNFIYVLILIPTAISTLEALEVGAISRPATAMLDQVLRFLPQIFVAIVILAVAYFIGQFARDIVSGILTGLGFNNILQWLGFPAIAAIPPSESAANESPENKASTTLPQQTPSQVVGIIVFIAIILVAIAAATDVLQINALTRIVFGVLQVAGQVLSGVVIFAIGLYLANLAFNLITSTGGRQSRILGHAARISIVVLITAMALKQIGVASNIVDLAFGLLTGAIAVAIAVAFGLGGKEIATQQLREWLESFKRNY from the coding sequence ATGCACGATGTTTCCTCTTTCCTGTTAGCCCAAACCTCAACAGCGAAAGGATTTGCAATTGAAGATTTACTCAACCCTGATGGATTTGTCGTCAAATTAATTTTGGCTGTTCTAATTCTTGTTCTCGGTTGGGTAATTGCTATAGTTTTCTCCTCTATAACGGAAAAACTTCTGAGACGTACCGATGTTGATAACAAGCTAACGGCTTGGTTGTCAGGCTCACGTAGTAATACTTTTCCTATTGAAAAATGGGCAGGTACTACGGTTTTCTGGATTATTTTACTTTTTACCTTAGTCGCATTTTTCCAATTTCTCAAATTAGATGCAGTTGCTACGCCACTAAATAGTTTATTAGGGCAAATTACATCATTTTTACCAAAACTTGGTGGTGCAGCTATCCTAATCGGGATTGCATGGGTCTTAGCAACCTTTAGCAAATTGCTAGTTGGTAGCTTCTTGCGATCGGCACAAATCGACGACAAGGTAAACGCACAAGTAAGTGATGCTGATACGGAATCAAAATCTGAGACAATCCCCCTCAGTGAGACCCTATCTTCGGCTTTATATTGGTTTGTCTTGTTGCTGTTTTTGCCTTTAGTCTTGGATGCTTTAGGTTTAGTACAGGCACTCCAGCCCTTGCAAAATCTTGTCAATCAAATCCTAAGTGCTCTACCGAAAATTCTCAAGGCAGTGATTATCGGTGGTATTGGCTGGTTGATTGCTCAAGTAGTTAAGCGAATTGTGACGAATCTCCTAGCTACTAGTGGAGCCGATCAATTCCTACGACGATGGGCTAATAATCAAACTGAATACACGCTTTCTCAGGTGGTTGGGAATTTTATCTATGTATTGATTCTCATTCCCACAGCGATATCCACGTTAGAAGCGTTAGAAGTCGGCGCAATCTCCCGTCCAGCGACGGCAATGCTCGATCAAGTATTGCGCTTCCTACCTCAGATTTTTGTGGCAATTGTAATTCTCGCTGTTGCCTATTTTATTGGACAGTTTGCGAGAGATATTGTTTCGGGAATTCTGACAGGATTAGGATTTAACAACATCTTGCAATGGTTGGGATTTCCTGCGATCGCCGCAATTCCTCCTAGCGAATCCGCAGCAAATGAATCTCCTGAGAATAAAGCAAGTACGACGCTACCTCAACAAACGCCTTCGCAAGTTGTCGGTATCATCGTGTTCATTGCGATTATTCTCGTAGCGATCGCGGCAGCAACTGATGTCTTACAAATTAATGCCCTTACCCGCATTGTGTTTGGGGTCTTGCAAGTTGCAGGTCAAGTACTCAGTGGTGTGGTTATTTTTGCGATCGGGCTATATCTTGCCAATCTTGCTTTTAATCTGATTACTAGCACAGGCGGACGGCAATCGAGAATCCTTGGTCACGCGGCGCGGATTTCCATTGTTGTTCTGATTACGGCAATGGCACTTAAGCAGATTGGTGTTGCTAGCAATATCGTTGATCTTGCCTTTGGTTTACTGACTGGTGCAATTGCCGTTGCGATCGCGGTTGCCTTTGGTCTTGGAGGCAAAGAGATTGCTACTCAACAATTGCGTGAATGGCTAGAGTCATTTAAACGTAACTACTAA